In Biomphalaria glabrata chromosome 8, xgBioGlab47.1, whole genome shotgun sequence, the genomic window TGGTACTCAAAGTTTGAGAATGTAGCCGCGGTTCAAAGACACTGGAGACGTGAGCTTGCTGACTCCATATTCCCTTCCATTCGTGCATTATACGGTGATGAGTTTTGTTTCCAACAAGATGGCGTCCCTCTGCACTATCATATGGAAGTACGAGCATACCTGGATCACAATGTGCCAGGCTAGTGGATAGGATGCAGGGGACCAATCAAGTTTCCTGCATGCTCTCCAGACCTCACTCCTCTGGATTTCTTCTTATCAGGCACAGTTAAAGATGAGGCATACAAACGTAAACCACGTCACCTGAACACACTGAGGAATGAGATTCAGGCGGTGTGCGCAGAAATCTCGTTGGACACTTGGTACGATGTACGCAATCAGTGTTGACTCATACTCAGCAATGCTGAAGGCCACCAGTTTGAACATTACTCACattaatcacatttatttttccaatcagacattaagctttccatgtcaAGAAATTTAGGATTgtagaaggggaaataaattgtctatgacagttcaaagtgtgtatacatttttttgacgcaccctgtatTATTGACATCATGGTCAGATAGTCCAGAGagattatcttataaattacagattgtGTTACTTTATAGAGAAGATAAGTACATCATTGTATGTGTATCCATGTACTAATTAATGTTAATTTCTATAATGTCATAATCTACCACTAGTTCATGTCTGTAAGATTCTATAGAATAATTGTGTTAGTCTGAGAGAAAGGAAATTCAATTTGACTACAATAGCCTACCTCAGTATtattacaataacaaaatagatttaaaaaaaacctagcaATATCAAACatgaaatacacacacacacacttaaccAGTGCTTCATTTTCTCTGATGTTGTTTAGtctagctgttgttttttttttttaatttggtacGAACTGAAATGTTGTAATGTCTCTATAAAATAGTTCATTCATATCCTAAGGTTTTATGTTGGTCTATGGTCAATATTTTCCCATTGATGTCATAATGACTGCATCCAcccataattaaaaaaaaaaaaacgttttatgtttaatttcaGTTCTGATAATTGGTTACATAGTTCTTGCATGTACTCTTAAGCTAGAGTGTGATGATCTGTGTACTCAATATTATGaagtaatttcttctgctattactgtgctttttatattttatatggcTTAAAAGAACTCATCTACGATTATGTcaaattttgtacaaaaaattTCATAGTACCAATTAGAATTTTCTAACTTAAATTGTCTGATTTTGTCAAAGTTTCTGTTTCCTGCCATtcgttttataataaaattccTAAAGCTGGTgatttattttgaatacttaGAAAGTTTATTTCTGTAGTCTTAAGATGTGTAGCTATTTTAGCTTTAACTTACTTGGttattttagatttactagatttagCAAGAGTTGCCGCTATAGTTACATATAGATAATGATGTGAGAACAATAACATCAAAATATAAGACATTATAAAGTGTGGAGAATTGTCTCTTCTCTTATTagatgaaataatttaataaggatcatttttttgtgtccagagacagatgttactttagagagaagatAAGTACTCAATAAGTACTCATACTCAATAAATGGAATTCTACTTGCTCACAGTTTGCATCCTTATCGGATGTCAAACATCTTTCTTGAAATGTCCCATATTATCTCCCCTTGAAGAAAACAAGTATAATGAAAACCCTGTATGGCAATTTAAAATAAGAGTAaggtaaagtttccctttcagtcctagcaatctatagtgcagatgatgttaaggtcatctgtttctttggccaacactTAACaaatagggtgtcatgtggccagcacaacactaacactaaacatttttcttattgttttttttttttaacaattttaaaatgttctatTCTTTCAGTATTCAAAGCAATGCTGTGGTCTGCACCTCCAATGCTGCTGAAGAAATAGAGATTGTAAGTATTTAAATACCATTTAAAATTGTGTATCCACAttatttactatttaatttCTGTATTCCACAAACATATAAGAATTgcaatgaggggggggggggggaagattcATCATGTGAAAAGTTTAGAGATGAAAAAAGAGttcttattaaaagaattttcaaCTAGTCATTGCCTACATTGATTCTGTCAACCATATATGTGGCCTCTTTAAATCGAGAaatgactatggatcatcttatGGAAGTGAGATGAAGCTTATGCCTTAATCCTGGATGGAATGATGCCACCCTCTCCGTGTGGGTAGCCAGCCAGGCTAATTAGCCCCTCCCTACCCAAATCTTACTTGCTTAAGTGTCAGTACTCGCCTtttccccttctcctgttagtgataaATAGTTAGACCAGGTCCAAGGTCTGGttttcagaggctatttgagatgcatggctttttaagaaaaatgtttttatatttaacttaataaaattttattagattttttttcattccataGGCAAACAGTACAGAAGAAAACCATGTTTATGACTCAGTAATATATACAGGATATCAGACCGTAAGTCATTAAATAGTATTTGAACAgtcttatttcaagtttattgCTTTCATTATCTCTCTATGGTGCAAAGAAATGTATACTGGTAATCATCTCACTGTATTTGTTCCACAAAAAGAACTAACcagcaatagtgtttattggaacatatttgaagaaagttgatgggaaGGGATGGCACCCTGAGCTACCGTACCAGGTGCCACAGACACTGTCTGGGAGGTTTCCATTCTGTTTTTAGGTGATCacttggatctctactctacttattccagaagagttttATCCTGTGTTGTCCTGTTTGTGGAAAAAAagccaaattatttttttacaattttattaattttaacgatcaaaacaagactatggcttaaatattcctggtccattggtgacTTCAATGGGGgatcacacaaactctctttgtaatcttgttatttctatatatatatatattacaaacttGTATAATAAAATTGATACTGTAAATATGTGCataaagtagatttataatttTCTATGATTTTATAGGATAGAGTTCTTAAATgagttttaaagttgtttttttattattaaaatgactgtttttttttattagaatgtttGAGCTCcagttttaatgtatttttattgttaaaatgatgtcttttttttattagagtgtttgtgatttcaaattttttatttgaccattcCTGTTCCAGCCCAAGACTTCAGAGGGCCTAACTGTAACTATTAATAGAACCTCCACCCGTATTGCTGACCAAACTGAAACAGATCCAGTTTATATTAATATGGCTTGCCAAACTGTGAGTGATTTAACAATATTTCTAGTCTTATTTTAAGCTTATTATCAACatgctattttattatttctatatttcaagttttttttttattattaaaatgactggttttttttttattagaatgtttgagctctctattttttttttttgtttgacaacaCCAGATCCAGCCCAAATCTTCAGAGTGCCTTATTGAAAGCATCTATAAAATACCTACAAACAATGCTGTCCGAATTGTGAGTCATGTTTAAAAatcctaattttaaatttatcaacatgctatatttattatttctatatgctacaaactattataaaaaaagttCCTATAGGgtaatatgtgtgtttgtgtaaagtagttgtttattttttttttttaataatcttatAGGATAGATAGTGTTCTTAATGGCTGTCCagtttttatgttattttattgttaaaatgactgtcttttttattagagtgtttgtgatctcaaattttttatttgaccattcCAGTTCCAGCCCAAGACTTCAGATAGTCAAACTGCAACTGTTAGTCAAACCTCTACCTGTGTTGCTGACCAAACTGTAAGTGATTTAACAATTTTtgtaaagtcttatttcaagtttatcaACATGCtgtttttataattgtatttgCCTCaggctaatataaaaaaaaatcctacatAATACTGTGTTTGTGCACAAAGTGAAGTTAtcattttttatgattttatagGATAGAGTTCTCTAAAGTTTGTTTAGTGAATTAATCTCCATTCtttgattttcttgtttgaacaTTCCACAGCTTAATGATTGCAAATGCCCAACTGAAACTGATCCAGTTTATATTAATATGGCTTGCCAAACTGTGAGTGatttaacaatatttgtaaagtcTTTCAAGTTTTATATAAACATGCTACTATTTTTATATGCCACAATCTTAAGAaatactaagactgctttattgatcctaatGGAAATTTGttatgattacaaggactctttttctcatataaagacaacacaacagaaacatacacataaatacaacagacacaacatagaaagttcattcagcgactacacacaggcatcttggtcctatTCATGTGTCCTGATCTaagagtggcgttgatatagtctgaccgagtgaggtacgcacgagtttttgtacccctctgttcttgttttgattgacagtagtcgcCCAC contains:
- the LOC106065082 gene encoding uncharacterized protein LOC106065082, with amino-acid sequence MWRTKPQKLLDLSRLQIQFIQLMLMPQTQPDLTRPLTQPIQLMLMAQWKKKKLMVISICSTFLIAVALVCTGILIYIWKRVFNVGSGSSTAVQFSIQSNAVVCTSNAAEEIEIANSTEENHVYDSVIYTGYQTPKTSEGLTVTINRTSTRIADQTETDPVYINMACQTIQPKSSECLIESIYKIPTNNAVRIFQPKTSDSQTATVSQTSTCVADQTLNDCKCPTETDPVYINMACQTTVNERNK